From a single Gemmatimonadota bacterium genomic region:
- a CDS encoding DUF1028 domain-containing protein, with amino-acid sequence MNRASLPVLTVLLTASAAGLAGQDHDPNYLATFSIIARDPATGELGMGVQSKAFAAGNRAMHAKGGVAIVAHQASANPMYGGVGIELIEAGYSPREALDMMVASDEGRDRRQVAILDMQGRSAAWTGTGANDWKGHHCGVGYCAQGNILLGPEVVEAMARSFEGSQGPLAERLLAALDAAQAAGGDARGMQSGALLVVRPRVNGGYSDRAVDLRVDDHPRPLVELRRILRLQRSGETITDANRRLAAGDAEGALAAAERACELAPTNDNAWVALANIHLSAGRRAETLDALRRAVELNPGRKRTLPRDRNFEDLFNDPDFQRIVGS; translated from the coding sequence ATGAACCGCGCGTCGCTGCCCGTCCTGACCGTTCTGCTTACTGCCTCTGCGGCCGGACTCGCAGGGCAGGACCACGACCCGAACTACCTGGCGACGTTCTCGATCATCGCGCGCGATCCCGCCACGGGTGAGTTGGGGATGGGAGTGCAGTCGAAAGCGTTCGCGGCCGGGAATCGTGCCATGCACGCCAAAGGCGGCGTGGCCATCGTCGCCCACCAGGCCAGTGCCAACCCCATGTACGGCGGCGTCGGCATCGAGCTCATCGAGGCCGGCTATTCGCCGCGGGAAGCGTTGGACATGATGGTGGCCAGCGACGAAGGACGGGACCGTCGCCAGGTGGCCATCCTCGACATGCAGGGTCGGTCGGCCGCCTGGACGGGAACCGGCGCCAACGACTGGAAGGGACACCACTGCGGGGTGGGCTACTGCGCGCAGGGCAACATCCTGCTGGGCCCTGAGGTGGTCGAGGCCATGGCGCGCTCGTTCGAAGGATCCCAAGGCCCCCTGGCGGAGCGCTTGCTCGCTGCGCTGGACGCCGCTCAGGCAGCGGGTGGCGACGCCCGTGGCATGCAGTCCGGGGCGCTGCTGGTGGTGCGCCCCCGCGTGAATGGAGGCTACAGCGATCGTGCAGTGGACCTCCGCGTCGACGACCACCCCCGCCCCCTCGTGGAGCTGCGCCGGATCCTGCGACTGCAGCGCTCCGGGGAGACCATCACGGACGCGAATCGGCGGCTCGCGGCGGGGGACGCGGAGGGCGCCCTGGCTGCGGCCGAGCGCGCCTGCGAGCTGGCGCCGACCAACGACAACGCCTGGGTGGCCCTGGCCAACATACACCTGAGCGCGGGACGGAGAGCGGAGACGCTGGATGCGCTCCGCCGGGCGGTCGAGTTGAACCCGGGTCGCAAGCGGACGCTTCCCCGGGACCGGAACTTCGAGGACCTGTTCAACGACCCGGACTTCCAGCGGATCGTCGGCTCATGA
- a CDS encoding class I SAM-dependent methyltransferase, with the protein MKRYDRAYYEHWYRNPAYRIGSAAVLKRKVSLAVALAEWVIDRPIKSVLDVGCGEGRWQPVLYRLRPKASYLGIDSSEYAIERYGGRRNLRLGTFEELGQHVFDRPFDLVVCSDVLHYLTRSQLVQGLEALVPLVGGVALLEAFTSEDDIEGDHHDFQRRSAATYRRLFSDAGLVPCGMQSYVRADRAVDLTALELGL; encoded by the coding sequence ATGAAGCGGTACGACCGCGCCTACTACGAACACTGGTACCGGAATCCCGCCTACCGCATCGGGTCGGCGGCCGTGCTCAAGCGCAAAGTGTCGCTCGCGGTGGCGCTGGCCGAGTGGGTCATCGATCGCCCGATCAAGAGCGTTCTCGATGTGGGATGCGGGGAGGGACGATGGCAGCCGGTGCTGTATCGCCTGAGACCCAAGGCCAGCTACCTGGGGATCGATTCCAGCGAGTACGCCATCGAGCGCTACGGCGGCCGCAGGAACCTCCGCCTGGGGACGTTCGAAGAGTTGGGCCAGCATGTCTTCGACCGCCCCTTCGACCTGGTGGTCTGTTCGGACGTGCTCCACTACTTGACCCGTTCCCAGCTCGTCCAGGGGCTGGAGGCGCTGGTGCCACTGGTCGGGGGCGTGGCCTTGCTGGAGGCGTTCACCAGCGAGGACGACATCGAAGGCGACCATCACGACTTCCAGCGACGTTCGGCGGCCACCTACCGCCGGCTCTTCAGCGATGCCGGCCTCGTGCCCTGCGGCATGCAATCCTACGTCCGAGCGGATCGGGCCGTGGACCTGACGGCGCTGGAGTTGGGGCTCTGA